The genomic region CGGTCCGGGTGGGTGGCGAACACGAGGATCCACAGGTCGCGTTGCAGGTCCACCCATCGAGGGGTGAACCCCCAGCGGGCCAGGTTCTCCAGATGGGCACCGACCTCGGGGGGCAGCGGTGCCAGATCCCCGGCGGCGAGCCGGCGCAGGCGCCCCTGCGTCGCCCGCAGGCCGCGGATGCGCGCGGTGAGCCCGCCGTCGATCTCGTGCAGCGCCCGCTGGAACTCCTCATCGGTCGCCGACCTCAGGTCCCGGATACGAGCCAGGGGGACGCCGGCTTCGGCGAGCGTCCGGATCTTGATCAGCTCGATGGCGTCGCTCGCGCCGTACCTCCGGTAACCGGACGCGTCGCGGTCGGGCTCGGGGAGCAGTCCCTTGTCGTGATAGACGCGGATGGTCTTGACCGACACTCCGACGTACCCGGCCAGCTGCCCGATGGTGATCACCCGGCCATCGTCCCACTTGACCCTGCCCCTGGGGCAGGGTTGCAGCATGGCGTCATGGCGAACACGAGTATCGACCGGGAGACCCTGCGCGAGCTGGCCGACGAGGGCAACGAGACCGCTCTGGACCGGCTGGCCGATCTCGCCGACACGGCCGGCGACCTCGAAGAGCTGAGCGAGCTGTTGGACGAGGGATCCATGCACGCCGGTTTCCTGCTCACACGACGCGCGGTGGCGGCCGGCGATGTGCGCGAGCTGCAACGGATCTCCGACGCCGGTTACGACGAGGCCGGGAGGGAGCTGGACCGGCTACTGAGGGCACCGGCCGAGGGGCAGAGCGGCTGAGGAGCAGAGCCACTGAGGCGACGAACACCGAGGTCGGTCGCTCGCTGACTGACGATCACCGTGGAAAAGCTCCGACGGAGTCAATCGCCGGCGGGCAGGGACGCGGGCCTGCGCAGCAGCCACTGTCCGAACGTCCGGCGCGGGGGCCGCACCACGACACGGCCAAAGCTCTTCGAGCCGACCAGCTCCACGCGGAGCTTGATCGGCACAGCGAGGTCCGACGCCTGATGGATCCTGACCTTGCTGTGTGCCAGTGACAGGCCGTCGGCGTCGACCACGATGCCCGGCCTGGTGATCAGCGTCAGGGTCTTGCCGGGCATATCCATGTCGATCCGCAAGGTGTCCTGCGTGATCACTGCCTGAGTGAAGTCGAGCGTCACATCGCACCACTGCACCGCGAGCTCCAGCCTCCGCGGCACCACCCAAGGCCCCCCGCGTTTGACCGTGCTGAACTTCCGGTCGATCCGGAGTACGTCCTTGACCTCTGTCACGGCCGCGCCGACCGAGGCCGACACGGGCGGCAGATCAGCGGTGAGCGGTGTCAGCTCGCCGACGGTCCGCGCCGACAGAGCGACCTCCAGTCGCTCGTCCAACTCGGCCGCGGTCAGCAGGCCGTCCCCCGCCGCGACACGCAGCACATCCACCACCCGGTCCCGGTCCGCATGAGAAGCCCGCAGCTCGGGCGACGAGCCGGACCCGGAGCGCTTCCCCGTGGGCAAGATCTCTCCTGACATGCTTCCGTCCTGGTCCTGTCGACATCGTCGCGCCATACGGTCACCGGCGCAGCTGAAGTACTGACGCTATATCGCGACATGAATCCCCGCCACCACCTGGTCGCCGGAGGCCACCAACTCGCCTGAGTGTCCATGCAGTTCAGCACGATGTCGAGGTCGGCGGCGCTGACGGCGCGCGGCGCGTCCCAGCCGGCAACCGCGTACGGGATGACGCTGGGTGCGCGCGCCCGACCCGTGCCCGACCCACGACCCGCGACCCGTTGACGCCCCTCGAACAGCCCTCGCCACGTCCCCGAAGCCAAGACGTCGTCTTCTTGTTGCCCCTCGGACGGCCGCGCCGTCCCTCTTAACGGAAGCTTGACGCCTACGGCGGCCTCATCCGTGGGCCTGTGCGTCACTCTCTGCATACGCTGGCACCGCCGTCCGCGTGATGGCCGGAAACCGCATGCTGAGCCGGACATCAGGAGCACGCCGATGGCCACCACCGAACACTCTCCTCCCAGTCGCCTGCGCGCCTGGATGCTGGAGGGGCTGTCCGACATGGGCAAGGGCCGGCAGGCGGCACCGCGGCCCGCCGCGCCGGAGCCCGTGCACAAGGGACAGCGCTGGTGGCGGGTGATGTGCCTGACCGGCGTCGACTACTTCTCCACGCTCGGTTACCAGCCGGGTATCGCGGCTCTCGCCGCCGGGCTGCTGTCGCCCGTGGCCACCATCGTGCTGGTCGTCGTCACGCTGGCGGGTGCGCTCCCGGTGTACCGGCGGGTCGCCGAGGAGAGCCCCCACGGCGAGGGCTCGATCGCCATGCTGGAGCGGCTGCTGACCTTCTGGAAGGGCAAGCTGTTCGTTCTGACCCTGCTCGGTTTCGCCGCCACCGACTTCCTGATCACCATCACCCTGTCGGCCGCCGACGCCTCCACCCACCTGGTGGAGAACCCTCATCTGGCCGACGCGCTGCACGACAGGCAATTGCTGATCACGCTGGTGCTCATCGCGCTCCTCGGCGCGGTCTTCCTCAAGGGCTTCCTGGAGGCGATCGGTGTCGCCGTGGCGCTGGTGGGCCTCTATCTGGCGCTCAACGTCGTGGTCGTGATGACCGGGCTCTGGCACGTGGCCACCGAGGGTCATGTGATCAGCGACTGGTCCACCGCCCTGACCGCCGAGCACGGAAACGTTTTTGCCATGGTGGGGGTGGCGCTACTGGTCTTCCCGAAGCTGGCGCTCGGCCTGTCCGGCTTCGAGACCGGCGTGGCGGTCATGCCGCACGTCGAGGGCGGCCCCGGCGACACCGAGGAGAACCCCAAGGGCCGTATCCGCGGCACGAAGAAGCTGCTGACCACGGCCGCGCTCATCATGAGCGTGTTCCTGATCGCCACCAGCTTCATCACCACGCTGCTCATCCCGGAGAAGGAGTTCGAGTCGGGCGGCGAGGCCAACGGCCGCGCGCTCGCGTATCTGGCGCACGAGTACCTGGGCAACGCCTT from Streptomyces sp. NBC_00878 harbors:
- a CDS encoding MerR family transcriptional regulator, whose product is MITIGQLAGYVGVSVKTIRVYHDKGLLPEPDRDASGYRRYGASDAIELIKIRTLAEAGVPLARIRDLRSATDEEFQRALHEIDGGLTARIRGLRATQGRLRRLAAGDLAPLPPEVGAHLENLARWGFTPRWVDLQRDLWILVFATHPDRATTLFHDQAEILADPALRQLFLDYDNAYDLEPDDPRIDDLARRMVGATQERYGSDELPELDGDSEIPALIQGTVNDASPAWQRLDTLVRARLDATT
- a CDS encoding DUF1707 domain-containing protein, translating into MSGEILPTGKRSGSGSSPELRASHADRDRVVDVLRVAAGDGLLTAAELDERLEVALSARTVGELTPLTADLPPVSASVGAAVTEVKDVLRIDRKFSTVKRGGPWVVPRRLELAVQWCDVTLDFTQAVITQDTLRIDMDMPGKTLTLITRPGIVVDADGLSLAHSKVRIHQASDLAVPIKLRVELVGSKSFGRVVVRPPRRTFGQWLLRRPASLPAGD
- a CDS encoding amino acid transporter, which encodes MATTEHSPPSRLRAWMLEGLSDMGKGRQAAPRPAAPEPVHKGQRWWRVMCLTGVDYFSTLGYQPGIAALAAGLLSPVATIVLVVVTLAGALPVYRRVAEESPHGEGSIAMLERLLTFWKGKLFVLTLLGFAATDFLITITLSAADASTHLVENPHLADALHDRQLLITLVLIALLGAVFLKGFLEAIGVAVALVGLYLALNVVVVMTGLWHVATEGHVISDWSTALTAEHGNVFAMVGVALLVFPKLALGLSGFETGVAVMPHVEGGPGDTEENPKGRIRGTKKLLTTAALIMSVFLIATSFITTLLIPEKEFESGGEANGRALAYLAHEYLGNAFGTVYDVSTIAILWFAGASAMAGLLNLMPRYLPRYGMAPHWARAVRPMVIVFTLVGFLVTWIFDADVDAQGGAYATGVLVLISSAAIAVTIAARKAGQRNWTIAFAVISAVFLYVTVANVIERPDGVKIGACFIAGIILVSLLSRLARAFELRVTSVTMDDMAARFVRDIASRRIRFIANEPDNRDLTEYREKVEQIRADNDVPAQEDFVFVEVTVLDPSEFEAGLTVRGEVLHGRYRVLTLESSSVPNALAALVLHVRDTTGCIPHIYFEWTEGNPFTNFLRFFLFGQGEVAPVTREVLREAEPDRARRPRVHVG